AGGCGCTGGCGGGCAGCCAGGCCGCGCTGGTGATCGCCGCCGACCCGCGGCAGGCGCTGGCCTATGCCGCCGCGCTCTGGTCCGGCGGGCAGCCCGAGGTCACCGTGGCGGTGACCGGCACCAACGGCAAGACCTCGGTCGCGACCTTCCTGCGCCACATCTGGCAGGACATGGGCTTCCGCGCCATCAACCTCGGCACCACCGGGGTCGAGGGCGACTGGCAGGCGCCGCTCAAGCACACCACGCCCGAGCCGATCACCCTGCACCGCGCGCTGGCTGCTGCCGCCGAGGCGGGGGTCGATCACTGCGCCATGGAGGCCTCGAGCCACGGGCTCGACCAGCGCCGCCTCGACGGGGTGCAGCTGAAGGCCGCGGGCTTCACCAACTTCACCCAGGATCACCTCGATTATCACGCTGATTTCGAAGAGTATTTCGCGGCAAAGGCCGGTCTTTTCGCGCGCGTGCTGCCCGATGACGGCATCGCGGTGATCAACATCGACGACCCGCGCGGCATCGACATGATGGCCATCGCCCGCGCCCGCGGCCAGGAGGTGATCTCGGTCGGCGAGGCGACGGGTTGCGACCTGCGCATTCTCGGCCAGCGCTTCCACGCCACCGGGCAGGACCTGCGGCTCGACTGGCGCGGCGCGGTGCAGCAGCTGCGGCTCGGCCTCATCGGCGGCTTCCAGGGGCAGAACGCGGCGCTGGCCGCGGGCCTCGCGCTGGCCTGCGGCGGCACGGCCGACCAGGTGTTCCCGGCGCTGGAGCGGCTGGAAACCGTGCGCGGCCGCATGCAACTGGCCGCGACCCGCGACAACGGCGCGGCGGTCTACGTCGATTTCGCCCATACGCCCGACGCCGTCTCGACCGCGCTGCAGGCGCTGCGCCCGCACGTCATGGGCCGGCTCATCGCCATCGTCGGCGCCGGCGGCGACCGCGACCCGGGCAAGCGCCCGCTGATGGGGGCGGCCGCCATCGAACATGCCGACATGGTCATCGTGTCGGACGACAACCCGCGCTCGGAGGACCCCGCGTCGATCCGCGCGCAGGTGCTCGAGGGCGCGC
The Salipiger sp. H15 DNA segment above includes these coding regions:
- a CDS encoding UDP-N-acetylmuramoyl-L-alanyl-D-glutamate--2,6-diaminopimelate ligase, with protein sequence MGAVIGEGKSLSELGLTARGGREARVTGLSVDSREVTSGHLFAALPGTKVHGANFIPTALKQGAAAILTDAEGAQLAAEALAGSQAALVIAADPRQALAYAAALWSGGQPEVTVAVTGTNGKTSVATFLRHIWQDMGFRAINLGTTGVEGDWQAPLKHTTPEPITLHRALAAAAEAGVDHCAMEASSHGLDQRRLDGVQLKAAGFTNFTQDHLDYHADFEEYFAAKAGLFARVLPDDGIAVINIDDPRGIDMMAIARARGQEVISVGEATGCDLRILGQRFHATGQDLRLDWRGAVQQLRLGLIGGFQGQNAALAAGLALACGGTADQVFPALERLETVRGRMQLAATRDNGAAVYVDFAHTPDAVSTALQALRPHVMGRLIAIVGAGGDRDPGKRPLMGAAAIEHADMVIVSDDNPRSEDPASIRAQVLEGAPGAMEVGDRAEAILRGVDMLQPGDALMILGKGHETGQIVGDTVYPFDDVEQASVAVAALDGRGL